The proteins below are encoded in one region of Sphingobacterium sp. R2:
- a CDS encoding hotdog domain-containing protein: protein MNFYTRKWVKPEDLNPNGTLFGGTLLRWIDEEAVIYAIVQLGNPKVVTKFISEINFVSSAKQGDILELGIEAINFGTTSLTMRCEVRNKISKKTILSIEKLVFVNLDEDGNPAAHGRNSITYAYMGIEKTGRDD, encoded by the coding sequence ATGAATTTTTACACAAGAAAATGGGTCAAACCCGAAGACCTAAATCCTAACGGAACATTATTTGGAGGAACATTGCTGCGATGGATAGATGAAGAAGCGGTAATCTATGCTATCGTTCAACTTGGGAACCCAAAAGTAGTTACAAAATTTATTTCAGAAATAAACTTTGTAAGCTCAGCAAAACAAGGTGATATTCTAGAACTCGGCATTGAAGCTATCAATTTTGGAACAACATCCTTAACGATGCGCTGTGAAGTCCGAAATAAAATATCTAAAAAGACAATTCTATCGATCGAAAAACTGGTATTTGTAAATTTAGATGAGGATGGCAATCCCGCAGCTCATGGCAGGAATAGCATTACTTATGCTTACATGGGTATTGAGAAAACAGGAAGAGATGATTAA
- the sucC gene encoding ADP-forming succinate--CoA ligase subunit beta codes for MNIHEYQGKQILKSFGVRVQEGIVADTPEQAVEAAKKMKEDYNSDWVVVKAQIHAGGRGKGGGVKLAKNLDEVKQRATDIIGMQLVTPQTGPEGKKVNKVLVAQDVYYPGESETKEFYMSVLLDRAKGRNIVMYSTEGGMDIEEVAEKTPHLIFKEEIDPKVGLQGFQARKIAFNLGLSGAAHKEMVKFVAALYKAYDSTDSSMFEINPVLKTSDDKILAVDAKVNLDENALYRHADYAAMRDVTEEDPTEVEAGESNLNYVKLDGNVGCMVNGAGLAMATMDIIKIAGGEPANFLDVGGTANAETVKAGFNIILKDPNVKAILINIFGGIVRCDRVAQGVIDAYSEIGNIPVPIIVRLQGTNAEEAKKLIDESGLQVYSAILLKEAAELVTKVLKG; via the coding sequence ATGAACATTCACGAATATCAAGGAAAACAAATACTAAAGAGCTTTGGTGTGCGCGTACAGGAAGGTATCGTAGCAGATACTCCAGAGCAAGCTGTGGAAGCGGCCAAAAAAATGAAAGAAGACTACAATTCTGATTGGGTTGTTGTCAAAGCTCAAATTCACGCTGGTGGCCGTGGTAAAGGTGGTGGTGTCAAGTTAGCTAAGAACTTAGATGAAGTCAAACAAAGAGCAACTGACATCATTGGTATGCAATTAGTAACGCCTCAAACTGGACCTGAAGGTAAAAAAGTAAACAAAGTTTTGGTAGCTCAAGACGTTTACTATCCAGGTGAGAGCGAAACAAAAGAATTCTACATGTCCGTATTATTGGACCGTGCTAAAGGACGTAACATTGTTATGTACTCTACAGAAGGTGGTATGGATATCGAAGAAGTAGCAGAAAAAACACCGCACTTGATTTTCAAAGAAGAAATCGATCCAAAAGTAGGCTTACAAGGATTCCAAGCACGTAAAATTGCTTTCAATCTTGGTCTTTCTGGTGCTGCCCACAAAGAAATGGTAAAATTTGTTGCTGCCCTTTACAAAGCATACGATTCTACAGATTCTTCCATGTTTGAGATCAATCCTGTATTGAAAACTTCTGACGATAAGATCTTAGCCGTTGATGCTAAAGTAAATCTTGATGAGAACGCTTTATACCGTCACGCAGATTACGCAGCTATGCGCGACGTAACTGAGGAGGATCCAACAGAAGTGGAAGCTGGTGAATCAAACCTAAACTACGTTAAATTAGATGGTAACGTAGGTTGTATGGTAAATGGTGCTGGCTTGGCAATGGCTACCATGGATATCATTAAAATAGCTGGCGGTGAACCTGCCAACTTCTTAGATGTAGGTGGTACGGCAAATGCTGAAACTGTGAAAGCTGGTTTCAATATCATCTTAAAAGACCCTAATGTAAAAGCGATCTTAATTAATATCTTCGGTGGTATTGTTCGTTGCGACCGTGTTGCTCAAGGTGTAATTGATGCGTATAGCGAAATTGGAAACATTCCAGTTCCTATTATTGTTCGCCTTCAAGGTACTAATGCTGAAGAAGCGAAAAAATTAATTGATGAATCCGGTTTACAAGTCTATTCTGCAATCTTATTGAAAGAAGCTGCTGAATTAGTAACAAAAGTATTG
- a CDS encoding HAD family hydrolase, giving the protein MMFPEEKKVYVFELDDVIFSKKDYLLQVYYLFASFIEFTETVPAQADLIQFMKDHLERQGEDLLFECAQQAFGLDQKYKENFERLHVNAILPVRLQLFDHINILFRALKAEGKHICILTKGNPLEQLNKVKFVDWGEYENEVKVYFLDELIFRGIVPLDFLADEFTVEPSAIQFVD; this is encoded by the coding sequence ATGATGTTTCCAGAAGAAAAAAAGGTTTATGTTTTTGAATTAGATGATGTTATTTTCTCTAAAAAAGATTACCTACTCCAAGTCTATTACCTTTTCGCTAGTTTTATTGAATTTACTGAGACGGTTCCAGCTCAAGCAGATTTGATTCAATTTATGAAAGATCATCTCGAGCGCCAAGGAGAAGATTTATTGTTTGAATGTGCACAACAAGCCTTCGGACTGGACCAAAAATATAAGGAGAATTTTGAGCGGCTTCATGTGAATGCTATTTTGCCAGTGCGATTACAGTTGTTTGATCACATTAATATACTTTTTAGAGCGTTAAAAGCTGAGGGTAAGCATATCTGTATCTTAACAAAAGGAAATCCGCTCGAACAGCTCAATAAAGTGAAATTTGTGGACTGGGGCGAATATGAGAATGAGGTAAAAGTTTACTTTTTGGATGAACTTATTTTTAGGGGGATCGTGCCTTTGGACTTCCTTGCGGATGAGTTTACTGTTGAACCAAGCGCAATTCAATTTGTAGACTAA
- a CDS encoding response regulator, whose product MKKINILIVDDKIENIISLTALLEDIENINIVSSTDPNDALKICWKEQIDLALVDVQMPDINGFEFVSFLKNNPKTNHIITIMVTAISKEDKYLIQGLNSGAVDYLYKPLNPEATIAKVKSFVQQLLIQQEIKEKNIALEESKQTILKAKEEADLARKSKETFLANMSHEIRTPINGIMGITQMLKNSQLTLEQENWINKLDSASQNLLNIINDILDLSKVDSGMMKLNMESTSVHDIIDDLNNLFIDKANYKGLNFSIDVDDRITSYFLTDPLRLKQILTNFISNSFKFTAEGAVLLKIQLLSEDTHNICLRFQVIDTGIGIAEDALEKIFIAFEQGEDSITKKFGGTGLGLAIVKRIAALLNGQVFASSEYGKGSVFSFECNFDKIKDKPVKKETQVLYTELPKFNFPMVLIAEDNELNSFMLANILKSWNCNITLATNGLIALEEINKKKIDLVFMDAHMPLMSGFEAIKEIRRNTNPVIANMPIISISASVLQAEQQEALDAGANEVVGKPFDPIKLYKTIDTLLSKMK is encoded by the coding sequence ATGAAGAAGATAAATATATTGATTGTTGATGATAAAATTGAAAACATTATCAGTCTAACAGCCCTGTTGGAAGATATAGAAAATATAAATATAGTATCAAGTACAGATCCCAACGACGCTTTAAAAATTTGTTGGAAGGAGCAAATTGATTTAGCGCTCGTGGACGTTCAGATGCCGGACATCAATGGTTTTGAATTTGTTTCCTTTCTAAAGAATAATCCGAAAACTAACCATATCATCACAATTATGGTAACGGCTATTTCTAAAGAAGATAAATACCTCATACAGGGGCTCAATAGCGGAGCTGTAGATTATCTGTATAAGCCTCTTAATCCAGAAGCCACTATAGCAAAAGTAAAATCTTTCGTTCAGCAACTCCTGATCCAGCAAGAAATTAAAGAAAAAAACATTGCTTTAGAGGAATCTAAGCAAACTATTCTTAAAGCGAAAGAGGAGGCCGACCTTGCCAGGAAATCTAAGGAAACATTTTTAGCCAATATGAGCCATGAGATTCGTACTCCTATTAATGGTATTATGGGGATTACACAGATGCTAAAAAACTCCCAGCTTACCTTAGAGCAAGAAAATTGGATCAATAAACTGGACTCTGCATCGCAAAATTTGCTGAATATCATCAACGACATACTAGATCTTTCCAAGGTTGACTCAGGAATGATGAAGCTAAATATGGAATCCACATCAGTGCATGATATCATAGACGACCTAAACAATCTCTTTATTGATAAAGCCAATTACAAAGGACTGAATTTTTCAATTGATGTCGACGATCGCATTACAAGTTATTTTCTGACAGATCCATTGCGATTGAAACAAATATTGACGAATTTCATTTCCAACAGTTTCAAATTTACCGCTGAAGGCGCTGTCCTCTTAAAAATCCAGCTCCTATCGGAAGATACCCACAATATTTGCTTACGGTTTCAGGTGATCGATACAGGAATTGGCATTGCAGAAGATGCCCTTGAAAAAATATTTATTGCTTTTGAACAGGGCGAGGATAGCATAACCAAAAAATTTGGAGGTACAGGATTAGGGCTCGCCATCGTAAAACGCATTGCTGCACTGCTCAACGGTCAAGTCTTCGCCTCAAGTGAATACGGGAAGGGTAGCGTGTTTTCATTTGAATGTAATTTTGACAAAATCAAAGATAAGCCTGTAAAGAAAGAAACCCAAGTACTCTACACAGAATTACCGAAGTTCAATTTCCCAATGGTTCTAATTGCTGAAGACAACGAATTGAACAGTTTCATGCTGGCGAATATCCTCAAAAGCTGGAATTGCAATATTACTTTAGCAACCAACGGTCTTATTGCCCTAGAAGAGATTAATAAGAAAAAAATCGACCTGGTATTTATGGATGCACATATGCCATTGATGAGCGGTTTTGAAGCAATTAAGGAAATACGTCGAAACACAAATCCGGTAATAGCCAATATGCCCATCATTTCGATTTCGGCTTCTGTGCTGCAAGCCGAACAACAGGAAGCTCTTGATGCTGGAGCAAATGAAGTTGTTGGAAAGCCATTCGATCCGATCAAGCTCTATAAAACAATTGATACTTTATTGTCAAAAATGAAATGA
- a CDS encoding ABC transporter ATP-binding protein, whose amino-acid sequence MLHAKGIHKAYGSLPILKGVDIAVEKGEIVSIVGASGAGKSTLLHIIGTLDRPEQGSVLINGVDVQKLSAKKLSAFRNEHIGFVFQFHHLLPEFTALENVCIPAFIHGKGRLEAEEKAKKLLALLGVSHRIDHKPAEMSGGEQQRVSVARALINDPSIILADEPSGNLDSENAAALHQLFFDLRDKFQQTFIIVTHNEELARISDRTIHMRDGLVV is encoded by the coding sequence ATGTTACATGCCAAAGGAATTCACAAAGCTTATGGGTCATTACCGATTTTGAAAGGTGTTGATATCGCTGTCGAAAAGGGCGAAATCGTTAGTATTGTAGGTGCATCGGGGGCTGGAAAAAGTACGTTGCTGCACATCATCGGTACTTTAGATAGACCCGAACAGGGGTCGGTTTTGATCAATGGTGTCGATGTCCAAAAACTGAGTGCTAAAAAATTAAGTGCTTTCCGAAACGAACATATCGGTTTTGTATTTCAATTTCACCATCTGCTGCCTGAATTCACTGCTTTAGAAAATGTATGTATTCCTGCTTTTATCCATGGAAAGGGAAGACTCGAGGCGGAAGAAAAGGCGAAGAAATTGTTGGCGTTATTGGGGGTTTCTCATCGTATTGACCATAAGCCTGCTGAAATGTCTGGCGGTGAACAGCAACGTGTCTCTGTGGCTCGTGCGCTGATCAATGATCCTTCTATCATTTTGGCAGATGAACCTTCAGGTAATCTCGACTCTGAAAATGCAGCCGCTTTACATCAATTGTTTTTTGATCTTAGAGATAAATTTCAGCAAACATTTATTATCGTTACGCACAATGAAGAACTTGCTCGCATTTCGGATCGAACGATTCATATGCGCGATGGGTTAGTCGTGTAA
- a CDS encoding LacI family DNA-binding transcriptional regulator, which yields MNKVNKPATIKEIAKKLKISPSTVSRALNDHPSIGLVTTMRVKKMAEELNYEPNQTAIFFKQRKTFTIAVILPSLSEPFFSFAISEIENVASEHRYTVLMGQSLDDPDREEQILKTFKNHRVDGILMSIGKKTTNLEFIEKLGASDIPVVFFDCVPSLPHINKVQSDLSTGMNEAVDAFVACGHKIIALVNGPKTLPASEDRKVAYLSAMKRNGMDIVDKNIIETDLSTDGNESAMESIFAMPERPSAIISFNDFVTLDLMKAARQKGLVLNQDIFFISYANYPLWQYMENPPMGRIEQFPGMQARKAAEILFDRIDNPEAPNQQIVFKSRLVM from the coding sequence ATGAATAAAGTGAACAAGCCTGCCACGATAAAAGAAATTGCCAAGAAGCTGAAAATCAGTCCTTCAACAGTTTCTAGAGCATTGAATGATCATCCGAGTATTGGATTGGTAACAACAATGCGGGTAAAAAAGATGGCCGAAGAATTGAATTACGAACCCAATCAAACAGCCATATTCTTCAAACAGCGCAAAACATTTACTATCGCTGTCATCTTGCCGAGTTTGTCTGAACCTTTTTTTTCTTTTGCTATCAGTGAAATTGAAAATGTTGCATCTGAGCACCGATACACTGTTCTAATGGGACAATCATTGGATGATCCTGATCGTGAAGAGCAGATCTTAAAAACATTTAAAAACCATCGTGTCGATGGAATTTTAATGTCTATTGGTAAAAAGACGACTAATTTGGAGTTTATCGAAAAATTGGGTGCTTCGGACATTCCGGTTGTCTTCTTTGACTGTGTACCTAGTTTGCCTCATATCAATAAAGTACAAAGTGACCTTTCTACTGGTATGAACGAGGCTGTCGATGCATTCGTAGCTTGTGGTCACAAAATTATTGCCCTTGTAAATGGACCGAAAACATTGCCCGCGAGTGAAGACAGAAAAGTGGCCTATCTATCTGCTATGAAGAGAAACGGTATGGATATTGTTGATAAGAATATCATCGAAACGGATTTGAGTACGGATGGAAATGAAAGCGCTATGGAGAGTATATTTGCGATGCCTGAGCGACCTTCAGCGATAATATCTTTTAACGATTTTGTAACACTTGACTTGATGAAAGCGGCGCGGCAGAAAGGTCTTGTATTGAACCAAGATATCTTTTTCATCAGCTATGCAAATTATCCGTTATGGCAATATATGGAAAATCCACCAATGGGGCGTATTGAACAATTTCCGGGAATGCAAGCGCGCAAAGCAGCAGAAATCCTATTCGATCGAATAGATAATCCCGAAGCCCCAAACCAACAGATCGTCTTTAAGTCGAGGCTAGTTATGTAA
- a CDS encoding DUF3817 domain-containing protein: MLRIFRQIALWEAISTICLFFIAMPLKYLAGIPEAVKIAGSIHGFFVVIFVVMLIMSTVEYKWPILKAIKYFLASLIPIFGFWVELDLKKEIEGKRQKS, encoded by the coding sequence ATGTTAAGAATATTTAGACAGATTGCACTGTGGGAAGCTATTTCCACAATTTGCTTGTTTTTCATTGCTATGCCGCTGAAATATCTCGCAGGAATACCCGAAGCAGTCAAAATAGCAGGATCCATTCATGGCTTTTTTGTTGTTATTTTTGTCGTTATGCTAATTATGTCTACCGTAGAATACAAGTGGCCTATTTTAAAGGCTATTAAATATTTCTTGGCTTCTTTGATTCCTATTTTTGGCTTTTGGGTAGAATTGGATCTAAAAAAGGAAATTGAAGGAAAAAGACAAAAGTCTTAG
- the lpdA gene encoding dihydrolipoyl dehydrogenase: MQYDVIVIGSGPGGYVGAIRCAQLGLKTAVIEKYSTFGGTCLNVGCIPSKALLDASEHYHNAAHNFDTFGISLNDLKVDMEKMIARKDDVIAQNTAGITFLFKKNKIDSFQGVGSFVDKNTIKITKADGSTEQITGKNVIIATGSKPTSLPFLPIDKKRIITSTEALNLKEIPKHLIVIGGGVIGLELGSVYARLGSKVSVVEFAKSIIGTMDAGLGKELQRVLKKSLGMEFYLGHKVTGASANGDVVKVTAEDPKGQEITLEGDYCIVAVGRTAYSEGLGLENIGITVEERGKKIPVNAHLETAVQGVFAIGDVITGAMLAHKAEDEGVYVAEYIAGQKPHIDYNLIPGVVYTWPEVASVGKTEEQLKDAGIKYKAGSFSFKASGRAKASGDTDGFVKVLADATTDEVLGIHMIGPRAADIIAEATVAMEYRASAEDIARICHAHPTYTEALKEAALAATANRAIHA, from the coding sequence ATGCAATACGACGTAATTGTAATCGGAAGTGGTCCAGGTGGATATGTAGGAGCTATCCGTTGTGCCCAATTAGGATTAAAAACAGCTGTTATCGAAAAATATAGCACATTTGGTGGTACTTGTCTTAACGTTGGATGTATTCCTTCTAAAGCGCTTTTAGATGCTTCGGAGCATTACCACAATGCTGCGCACAATTTTGATACATTCGGCATCAGTTTGAATGACCTGAAAGTAGATATGGAAAAGATGATTGCTCGTAAAGACGATGTCATTGCACAAAATACTGCCGGTATTACCTTCCTATTCAAAAAGAATAAAATTGACAGTTTTCAGGGTGTAGGTTCATTTGTGGACAAAAACACGATCAAAATAACAAAAGCAGATGGTTCTACAGAACAGATCACTGGTAAAAATGTAATTATTGCGACCGGATCGAAACCAACTTCATTGCCTTTTTTGCCAATTGATAAAAAAAGGATCATTACTTCTACAGAAGCACTTAATCTAAAAGAGATACCGAAGCACCTTATTGTCATCGGTGGAGGTGTGATTGGTCTTGAATTGGGATCAGTTTATGCCCGTTTAGGTTCAAAAGTTTCTGTTGTTGAATTTGCAAAATCCATTATCGGCACGATGGATGCTGGCTTAGGGAAAGAACTACAGCGTGTTTTGAAAAAATCATTGGGAATGGAGTTCTATTTGGGGCATAAAGTGACAGGAGCTTCCGCTAATGGCGATGTCGTCAAAGTAACTGCAGAGGATCCGAAGGGACAAGAAATTACTTTAGAGGGCGACTATTGCATCGTAGCGGTTGGCCGTACCGCATATTCAGAAGGGTTAGGATTAGAAAATATTGGCATTACTGTAGAAGAAAGAGGTAAAAAAATACCTGTTAATGCACACCTTGAAACAGCCGTGCAAGGCGTCTTCGCTATCGGGGATGTAATCACTGGAGCGATGTTGGCCCATAAAGCTGAAGACGAAGGTGTATACGTCGCCGAATACATCGCAGGTCAAAAACCACATATTGATTATAATTTGATTCCGGGCGTCGTTTATACGTGGCCAGAAGTTGCATCTGTCGGAAAAACCGAAGAACAATTGAAAGATGCTGGTATTAAGTACAAAGCAGGATCATTCTCTTTCAAAGCCTCTGGCCGTGCAAAAGCGTCTGGCGATACTGATGGTTTCGTAAAAGTACTCGCAGATGCCACTACTGACGAAGTATTAGGCATTCATATGATTGGTCCACGAGCCGCAGATATAATTGCTGAGGCTACGGTAGCCATGGAATACCGCGCATCTGCAGAAGATATCGCACGTATTTGCCATGCGCACCCAACCTATACAGAAGCTCTCAAAGAAGCTGCGCTAGCAGCTACAGCAAATCGAGCAATACACGCTTAG
- a CDS encoding chemotaxis protein CheB — MERKILLLAGSAGGFSVILNILKSLEHPIRIPVIVIVHRNPKYASTIEETLSKALVQKIKTADDKEAIENGTIYFAPAGYHLLVEPDYSFSLDISEPVQYSRPSIDVTFESVAEVYRENCIAILFSGANQDGAQGLLMIKRYGGKTFVQDPTTAEVPVMPEAAIQLGAQEGILTIQEIKDYIKQLT, encoded by the coding sequence ATGGAAAGAAAGATTCTTTTGTTAGCAGGCTCAGCAGGTGGCTTTAGTGTGATTCTAAACATTCTTAAATCATTGGAACACCCTATACGCATACCCGTTATTGTCATTGTACACAGAAATCCTAAATACGCTTCTACTATCGAAGAAACACTCTCCAAAGCGCTCGTTCAAAAAATAAAGACTGCTGATGATAAAGAAGCAATAGAAAATGGCACCATTTACTTTGCACCTGCTGGTTATCATCTATTAGTTGAACCAGATTATAGTTTTTCTTTGGATATCTCTGAACCTGTTCAATACTCAAGACCTTCTATTGATGTAACTTTTGAGTCTGTAGCTGAAGTATATAGAGAAAACTGCATTGCTATATTGTTCTCGGGAGCGAATCAAGATGGCGCACAAGGATTGCTCATGATAAAACGATACGGAGGAAAAACTTTTGTACAAGATCCTACAACTGCTGAAGTTCCCGTCATGCCCGAAGCAGCTATTCAACTTGGAGCACAAGAAGGTATTTTGACCATTCAAGAAATTAAAGATTACATCAAGCAGTTGACATAA
- a CDS encoding protein-glutamate O-methyltransferase CheR, producing MAELTVKNVTMINFEELEEIIDVVKNLHGYDVSGYTRASLKRRVTRIMELNKFNLQELKSNLINQPGFSTYFLQEITVNVTEMFRDPDFYKAVKTEVFPYLATYPHIKIWSAGCSTGEEVYSLAILLEEATLYQRAFIYGTDINGKVLEKAKRGIYSLGKVKEYSENFIKTEPKNSLSDYYTAMYNAATINNSLKRNILFSIHSLVSDGVFNEFQMITCRNVLIYFDTALQNKVLDLFYYSLCHLGFLCLGAKESLINYKDASKFKIVNKKHNIYQKIG from the coding sequence ATGGCTGAGTTAACCGTTAAAAATGTGACAATGATCAATTTTGAAGAGTTAGAAGAAATTATTGATGTAGTCAAAAATCTCCACGGGTATGATGTATCTGGCTATACCAGAGCATCTCTCAAAAGACGTGTAACGAGAATTATGGAACTCAATAAATTTAATCTACAGGAATTGAAATCCAATTTGATCAACCAACCCGGATTCAGCACCTATTTTCTCCAGGAAATCACCGTAAATGTCACAGAAATGTTTAGGGATCCAGATTTTTATAAAGCTGTCAAAACGGAGGTGTTCCCCTATCTTGCAACTTATCCCCATATTAAAATTTGGAGCGCAGGTTGTTCGACGGGTGAAGAAGTCTATTCGCTAGCCATATTGTTGGAAGAAGCAACTCTTTACCAACGTGCATTCATCTATGGTACTGATATTAATGGGAAAGTGCTAGAAAAAGCAAAACGCGGTATTTATTCTCTTGGAAAAGTGAAAGAATACTCGGAAAACTTTATCAAAACAGAGCCCAAAAACTCATTGTCGGATTACTATACAGCCATGTACAATGCCGCGACAATTAATAATAGTCTCAAAAGAAATATCCTTTTCTCTATACATAGTTTAGTATCCGATGGAGTTTTTAATGAATTTCAGATGATTACCTGTCGCAATGTATTGATTTATTTTGATACTGCGTTGCAAAATAAAGTCTTGGATTTATTCTATTATTCACTCTGTCACCTAGGTTTTCTCTGTTTGGGGGCGAAGGAATCTCTGATCAACTATAAAGATGCTTCCAAATTTAAGATTGTAAACAAAAAACACAATATTTACCAAAAAATTGGGTAA
- a CDS encoding plastocyanin/azurin family copper-binding protein, whose product MKKLFMIPAVAVALSIASCGGNSDKSEKSTSTEAATSTESQATETVPGIENVAISNSLSLEGNDQMKFDKDLFRVKAGEPVELSFKNAGTMPKESMGHNVVILKPGVDLPTFGAEAAAAAADEYIPKSALSSIVAHTKLLGPGETDKITFTLEKGVYTFICSFPGHYGVMQGKIVAE is encoded by the coding sequence ATGAAAAAACTTTTTATGATACCAGCAGTTGCAGTTGCTTTATCAATTGCCTCTTGCGGTGGAAACAGTGACAAGTCTGAAAAATCAACAAGTACAGAAGCGGCAACTTCGACAGAAAGCCAAGCAACAGAAACAGTACCTGGTATTGAAAACGTTGCTATTTCCAACAGCCTATCTTTAGAAGGTAATGATCAAATGAAATTTGACAAGGATTTATTCCGTGTGAAAGCTGGCGAACCTGTTGAATTATCTTTCAAAAATGCGGGTACAATGCCTAAAGAGTCTATGGGGCACAATGTAGTTATCCTAAAACCAGGAGTTGATCTGCCCACTTTTGGTGCTGAAGCTGCTGCAGCTGCTGCAGACGAATATATCCCAAAATCGGCTTTATCGTCAATTGTAGCCCACACCAAATTGCTGGGACCTGGAGAAACTGATAAAATCACGTTTACACTCGAAAAAGGAGTCTATACCTTTATCTGTAGCTTCCCTGGTCACTATGGTGTCATGCAAGGTAAAATTGTTGCAGAATAA
- the lpdA gene encoding dihydrolipoyl dehydrogenase, with product MNYDIIVIGSGPGGYVAAIRAAQLGFKTAIIERESLGGICLNWGCIPTKALLKSAQVFEYLNHAADYGINVQGGEADFEAIVKRSRGVAEGMSKGIQFLMKKNKIDVINGTAKIKKGGKIDVKGADGSTKEYSAKHTILATGARSRELPNLPQDGKKIIGYRQAMTLPKQPKSMVVVGSGAIGVEFAYFYNAIGTKVTIVEFMDRIVPVEDEEISKQLEKSLKKQGISVLTKSEVQSVDTSGELSKVSIKTEKGVEVIEAEVVLSAVGIAPNIENIGLEEVGVKTDRGRVVVDDYYKTNIEGVYAIGDIVKGQALAHVASAEGITCVEKIKGLHVEPIDYNNIPGCTYCSPEIASVGYTEKAAKEAGYEIKVGKFPFSASGKASAAGAKDGFVKVIFDAKYGEFLGAHLIGANVTEMIAEVVVARKLETTGHEMIKTIHPHPTMSEAIMEACADAYGEVIHL from the coding sequence ATGAATTACGACATCATTGTAATCGGTAGTGGTCCAGGCGGGTATGTTGCTGCCATTAGAGCCGCTCAGTTAGGGTTCAAAACAGCGATTATTGAACGCGAATCATTAGGCGGAATCTGTCTAAACTGGGGCTGTATCCCTACAAAAGCATTATTGAAAAGTGCTCAGGTATTTGAATATTTAAACCATGCCGCTGATTACGGCATCAATGTTCAAGGTGGTGAGGCCGATTTTGAAGCTATCGTCAAAAGAAGTCGCGGAGTTGCTGAAGGAATGAGTAAAGGTATACAGTTTTTGATGAAAAAGAATAAAATCGACGTTATCAATGGTACTGCAAAAATTAAAAAAGGTGGTAAAATCGATGTTAAAGGAGCAGACGGTTCTACTAAAGAATATTCGGCAAAACATACTATCCTTGCGACTGGTGCACGTTCGCGTGAATTGCCTAATTTACCTCAAGATGGTAAAAAGATAATCGGTTACCGTCAGGCAATGACACTACCTAAACAGCCAAAATCTATGGTTGTTGTAGGGTCTGGTGCTATCGGTGTCGAATTTGCTTATTTCTATAACGCTATTGGAACGAAAGTGACTATCGTCGAATTTATGGATAGAATAGTTCCTGTTGAAGATGAAGAAATTTCAAAACAATTAGAGAAAAGTTTAAAGAAACAAGGCATCTCTGTTTTAACAAAGTCTGAAGTTCAATCTGTTGATACATCAGGTGAGTTGAGCAAAGTTTCAATCAAAACCGAAAAAGGTGTAGAAGTGATCGAAGCTGAGGTGGTATTATCGGCTGTTGGTATTGCCCCAAATATTGAAAATATAGGATTAGAAGAAGTTGGTGTAAAAACAGATCGTGGACGTGTTGTAGTAGATGATTACTACAAAACCAACATCGAAGGCGTATATGCTATCGGAGATATCGTTAAAGGTCAAGCCTTGGCTCACGTTGCATCAGCAGAAGGGATTACTTGTGTTGAAAAAATCAAAGGGCTACATGTTGAACCGATCGATTACAACAACATCCCCGGCTGTACGTATTGTTCACCAGAAATTGCATCTGTAGGTTATACCGAAAAAGCTGCCAAAGAAGCTGGTTATGAAATTAAAGTTGGTAAGTTCCCTTTCTCAGCTTCTGGAAAAGCTTCAGCTGCAGGTGCGAAAGATGGCTTTGTAAAAGTTATTTTTGACGCTAAATATGGTGAATTCCTAGGTGCACACCTCATTGGAGCTAATGTAACAGAAATGATTGCGGAAGTTGTTGTTGCCCGTAAATTGGAAACAACAGGTCACGAAATGATTAAAACGATCCATCCTCACCCAACAATGAGTGAAGCGATCATGGAAGCTTGTGCTGATGCTTACGGTGAGGTAATTCACTTATAA